The proteins below come from a single Benincasa hispida cultivar B227 chromosome 4, ASM972705v1, whole genome shotgun sequence genomic window:
- the LOC120075426 gene encoding probable splicing factor 3A subunit 1, with protein MLGSFGPILTLPAPSEDSKPTVQDEQDEIINNNEVDKDNTNSAPASVATHTKTIGIIHPPPDIRSIVDKTSQFVAKNGPEFEKRIIANNAGNVKFNFLNPSDPYHAYYQHRLSEFRAQNQSSAQQPSQAADSAAPASAPSGPAADNNETMSAKPDVSALFKPVRKVLEPPEAEQYTVRLPEGITGEELDIIKLTAQFVARNGKSFLTGLTSREINNPQFHFLKPTHSMFMFFTSLADAYSKVLMPPKGLTEKLKKSVTDMTTVLERCVHRLEWERSQEQARQKAEDEIEQERIQMAMIDWHDFVVVEAIDFADDEDEDLPPPMTLDEVIRRSKISVAEEEIVEPGKEMEMDMDEEEMQLVEEGMRAARLGENDNDKNDMKVDEESEPPMRIVKNWKRPEERVPAERDHTKFVVSPITGELIPINEMSEHMRISLIDPKYKEQKERMFAKIRETTLAQDDEISRNIVGLARLRPDIFGTTEEEVSNAVKAEIEKKKEDQPKQVIWDGHTGSIGRTANQAMSQNLVGEDQNDATNSDARNLPGPAALPPKPGVPSVRPLPPPPGLALNLPSLPMSAHYSTSISGGLPIPPPQPPVISMIPSVQPPPPAIPGQQPFFMNRPPSMPPPMSMNAPNMSVPPPPPGSQFTHMQVPRPFVPLPAPPPMNTMIQPPPMPQGVPPPPMPQGSLPPLPPDEAPPPLPDEPEPKRQKLDDSLLMPEDQFLAQHPGPVRITVSVPNLDDGNLKGQVLEITVQSLTETVGSLKEKIAGEIQLPANKQKLSGKPGFLKDNMSLAYYNVGAGEALSISLRERGGRKR; from the exons ATGCTTGGCTCATTTGGACCAATCTTGACTCTTCCAGCTCCTTCTGAGGATTCAAAACCTACGGTTCAGGATGAGCAGgatgaaattattaataacaatgaaGTGGATAAAGACAACACCAACTCTGCACCTGCATCAGTTGCAACTCACACTAAAACTATTGGTATCATACATCCTCCTCCAGACATCAGAAGCATTGTCGATAAAACTTCACAATTTGTTGCAAAAAATGGACCAGAATTTGAGAAGAGGATCATTGCAAATAATGCCGGTAATGTGAAGTTCAATTTCTTGAACCCTTCAGATCCCTACCATGCTTACTATCAGCATAGGTTGTCTGAGTTTCGTGCCCAGAATCAATCATCTGCACAGCAGCCTTCACAAGCTGCAGATTCTGCTGCACCTGCATCAGCCCCATCTGGTCCAGCTGCTGACAACAATGAAACAATGTCAGCAAAGCCTGATGTTTCTGCTTTGTTCAAACCTGTACGCAAAGTTCTCGAGCCTCCAGAGGCTGAGCAGTATACTGTTCGTCTTCCTGAAGGGATTACAGGGGAAGAATTGGATATTATCAAGCTCACAGCCCAATTTGTTGCCAGAAATGGGAAATCGTTCTTGACCGGATTGACGAGTAGAGAGATTAATAATCCTCAGTTTCATTTTCTAAAGCCTACACATAGTATGTTCATGTTTTTTACCTCCCTTGCGGATGCATACTCCAAAGTGTTGATGCCTCCCAAGGGGTTGACtgagaaattgaagaaaagtGTTACTGACATGACAACAGTGCTCGAGAGATGTGTGCATAGACTTGAGTGGGAACGTTCACAAGAGCAGGCAAGGCAAAAAGCTGAAGATGAGATTGAGCAGGAAAGGATACAAATGGCTATGATTGATTGGCATGATTTTGTTGTGGTTGAGGCAATAGACTTTGCAGATGATGAGGATGAAGATTTACCTCCACCAATGACTCTTGACGAGGTAATTAGAAGAAGCAAGATTTCTGTTGCTGAGGAAGAGATTGTTGAGCCTGGGAAGGAGATGGAAATGGATATGGATGAAGAAGAGATGCAACTTGTTGAAGAGGGTATGCGTGCTGCTAGGTTAGGAGAAAATGACAATGACAAGAATGATATGAAGGTAGATGAGGAGTCAGAGCCACCAATGAGAATTGTTAAGAACTGGAAAAGACCTGAAGAGAGAGTTCCTGCAGAAAGAGATCATACAAAATTTGTTGTCTCTCCGATCACAGGTGAACTAATTCCAATCAATGAGATGTCTGAACATATGAGGATTTCACTTATTGATCCAAAGTACAAAGAGCAAAAGGAAAGAATGTTTGCCAAGATACGGGAGACTACACTTGCTCAGGATGATGAGATCTCACGAAATATAGTTGGACTGGCACGACTTCGCCCTGATATATTTGGTACCACTGAGGAGGAAGTATCAAATGCAGTCAAGGCAgaaattgaaaagaagaaagaagatcaACCAAAGCAGGTCATATGGGATGGTCATACGGGAAGCATCGGCCGCACAGCAAATCAAGCTATGTCACAAAATCTTGTTGGAGAGGATCAGAATGATGCTACTAACAGTGATGCAAGGAACCTTCCAGGCCCTGCAGCTTTGCCACCGAAACCCGGAGTGCCATCAGTTCGTCCTCTCCCGCCTCCACCAGGACTAGCATTGAATCTTCCTTCCCTACCTATGAGTGCACACTATTCTACCTCAATTAGCGGTGGGCTTCCTATACCCCCACCACAACCGCCTGTTATCTCAATGATTCCGTCTGTTCAGCCACCACCGCCTGCAATACCTGGACAACAACCTTTTTTCATGAATCGGCCCCCTTCTATGCCTCCACCAATGTCTATGAATGCACCAAATATGAGTGTCCCACCACCACCCCCGGGATCTCAGTTTACTCACATGCAAGTTCCACGGCCTTTTGTTCCTCTCCCTGCCCCTCCACCTATGAATACCATGATACAGCCTCCACCTATGCCACAAGGGGTTCCTCCACCACCTATGCCCCAAGGATCGCTGCCTCCTTTACCACCTGACGAAGCTCCTCCACCGCTTCCTGATGAACCAGAGCCAAAGAGGCAGAAGCTTGATGATTCTTTGCTTATGCCAGAAGACCAGTTTTTGGCACAACATCCT GGACCTGTCCGTATCACTGTATCTGTTCCTAATCTTGATGATGGAAATCTTAAAGGCCAAGTTCTGGAAATTACTGTCCAGTCCCTTACTGAAACGGTTGGAAGTTTAAAAGAGAAGATTGCCGGTGAGATCCAGCTTCCAGCAAACAAACAGAAATTGAGCGGGAAACCTGGTTTTCTCAAGGACAATATGTCGCTTGCTTATTACAACGTTGGAGCAGGGGAAGCACTTTCCATCTCTTTAAGGGAACGTGGTGGTAGAAAGAGATGA